A window of the Deltaproteobacteria bacterium genome harbors these coding sequences:
- the xerD gene encoding site-specific tyrosine recombinase XerD → MDNDALLDAFLLHLKTERRLSGNTLAAYGADLRRFSVFLADRGIDARKFTRPDFLDHLTGLRDGGLSARSTARHVSTLRSFFRFLVREGVLAASPVSGVKAPRLGRPLPNYLTLMQVERLLAAPDGRTPEGIRDRAMLTIMYASGLRASEVVTLRLENVDANAGFLYVLGKGGKERVVPVADVALTVLGEYIASARQTFLGKRCSNDLFLSRRGKAITRQTLWNRIRRWSLAAGIEQRISPHTLRHSFASHLLAGGADLRAVQEMLGHADIATTQIYTHVTPERLRDVHRKHHPRA, encoded by the coding sequence ATGGACAACGACGCCCTCCTCGACGCCTTTCTCCTCCACCTGAAGACGGAGCGGCGTCTCTCGGGGAACACGCTGGCGGCGTACGGCGCCGACCTGCGCCGCTTCTCCGTCTTCCTCGCGGACCGCGGGATCGACGCGAGGAAGTTCACCCGCCCGGACTTCCTCGACCACCTCACGGGGCTCCGGGACGGGGGGCTCTCGGCTCGTTCCACCGCCCGGCACGTATCGACGCTGCGCTCCTTCTTCCGGTTCCTCGTGCGCGAGGGGGTCCTCGCCGCGTCCCCCGTCTCGGGGGTCAAGGCGCCTCGGCTCGGGCGACCCCTGCCGAACTACCTCACCCTCATGCAGGTGGAGCGGCTGCTGGCCGCACCGGATGGGCGCACCCCCGAGGGGATCCGCGACCGGGCGATGCTGACGATCATGTACGCCTCCGGGCTGCGCGCCTCCGAGGTGGTGACCCTCCGGCTCGAGAACGTCGACGCGAACGCCGGGTTCCTGTACGTGCTGGGCAAGGGCGGCAAGGAGCGGGTGGTGCCGGTGGCGGACGTCGCCCTGACCGTTCTCGGGGAGTACATCGCCTCCGCGCGGCAGACGTTCTTGGGGAAGCGGTGTTCGAACGACCTGTTCCTCTCGCGCCGCGGAAAGGCGATCACCCGGCAGACGCTCTGGAACCGGATCCGGCGCTGGTCGCTGGCGGCCGGGATCGAGCAGCGGATCTCCCCCCACACGCTGCGCCACTCATTCGCCAGCCACTTGCTGGCGGGGGGCGCGGACCTGCGCGCGGTCCAGGAGATGCTCGGCCACGCCGACATCGCCACCACCCAGATCTACACGCACGTCACCCCGGAACGGCTGCGGGACGTACACCGCAAGCACCACCCCCGCGCGTAG